The DNA window AGCAAAAGCATTTCATCCTTGAAAAACTTCCTGTGGAAATTATTGTGGTTActgttttttccattttttggtTGGAAAATCAACGATTCTCAAACCATCCAAATATTTGGGACATGCTTGATCTTGTAATTCTCTTCACCCATCAATCGCCTTTTAAGGAAACGCAGATCTTGAAGTGTGGAAATGTTCTGCAACCCTTCaggaagaaaaatcaagtttctgcttaaaaatgaaatatttcaaatattctTGCTTCCACTATTTGTATCTGTATGAGTTGTGAtggaaccttttcttttttcatttttttttttataattggatGTTGATATACGATCCAGACGatgaatttctttctattttttattatttctatttattattattaacaaataacatCTAAATATAAGAAATCATAGGAACaccaacaattaaaagaaagaatccCCTCTTAggaataacaaaatatttcttatttccCCTTCAATAAATTCCTCTTTTTGGCTTTGAAAGGAATGATCCCATGTTGCTCCTATTTATTACCACACTGCAAAtcaaattatcattatatttattccttttaaaattttggatCTTTCTTTTCATCTCCAATACTAGATAATTATCACAAGCACAAATCCTATTTTTCTAGGCCTAAAAATTCATACACAAAATAATTCATCCTTTATAGATttattagttttgtaataaaaagtaTAAACCTCTCCAACAATCACTCCATTAGCTACGATTTTAtgagtttaaaaaattactgttaaggcaaaattaatttaattcacaGTTGTTGTTGATGTCTatcatttataaaacaattattaatatcaccataaaaactataacttttttaaaaaaattatagcacagcatgataatgtttttaatatcatatcaataattttatttagaatagaattttattctgttttttttttaagacaaaaaattaattgaaaagagaagaaaaaaggtgaTGGGCAAAAAAATCAAGCCCGGGTGCACCTAAAGTATGTAAAAATGCATTACCAGACAAAATATGtaaaacttcaaaaatttaggtactaaaataaacttttttgttcttgtggaacaatataaaaaaaaaaaatgcatcgcTATCCTATAGTGCAATTCACGGTTGTCTTATGTCTAGGGAACAATTAAgatctacaaaaaaaatttaatttattttactagttttttatCCACAAGATGTTTCAGTGTCATTTTaaaacttgcttttattttattttatgactattaaaataaatgcttgaaataatttcaataatttgaCATTggcatgatttgtttttatcaacaacatggttttttcaatacaaacttaaagaaattcaataaaaattcctaataattgaaatgatttaaatttaggagaaaaaaattatttctttagaCAAATCCCTTTTTGTTattcattcatttcttttttattttttttgaacaatgcttttttttattagaagcttGTTTCTTCATATAAAACCTTCTCATGGCTTGTAATGTAATTttcaactaagaaaaaaaagttaatatcttattttttatgtgatggtataaaaaattaaataatttgagttttgtacataattatttataaaataagtgtTAATATTATCTAACAAAACTCTAATGGCATTTGAAGAATGTGgcataatcaaatatttttaaaaataattttatttaaagataatttaattaaaaaaatataagaaaaacaaatgtgtAAGGTGAAGGACCAATTAAAGGTAATATGTGCCTAGGTCTagaaagaagggaaaaatacatataatctatcaaataaataaacaacacaTTATCTACTTAGACAGACTATCTATTAGTATAATTTCCAAGTACTAGAAGAATTTGAGTTTTTTGGACtcttaaaatcaaaaccttaactttttttacttaaaaaaatatattaggaaATTCAATAACTTCATTTACAATTCTAAATATTCTTTgatcacttaaaaaaatcataaatcaagcCTAAAAAAAAGCTTTGCATGCCTCAATCTTCATTTTCCATCATAGTTAGAGGAAAAATACAACCTTTATtgaatttttctctttaaaatacatttttctcctctcttgGAATCTAGGAACAAAAATGTGATGAAAAGACTAAAATGAACTGCATggattgaataagaaaaaaaaattaaaaactcctATAATCAAAGTGTAAAATAAACAATGTTTTGTTTCATAAACAATAGAGATTTCACATGTTATATCGGTGCTTGAACAATACCAAAGTTATAATAAAATGCTTTGATATACTTTTTGGGATAATTAAAAGCTAAAAGCATAttcattaatctttttttttttaagacaaactCATTAAcattaatagtaatttttttgtgggataaaaataaatgagtgaggactttctctctcctttttatttttctaatattttttttttcctttctctcgAAACATAACGACTCATATATCATAAAAATGAAGTTTGAAGACCAAAACTACCACTTTAAACTAAAcggatcaaaaattaaaaactttagaGACTAGAGCATACaatcaatattgttttatttgtagGTGAACAATAaagatttcattgtttttctaccgtgtaatctacaatgttttatttctatttgaaCAATATCAGAGTTGCAATAAAAAGTCTAgctcttttaatatatttactaattttttccATTGTGTGGCggttttcaaaatctttttacatgtagtttttttggtaattaaaattgatatttatatataaaaaaatacaatgacttATACtgtggagaaaaaaatattttgttgggtgagtatttcatttcttattcatgcatttttgtttgaaaagaacatgttttttttttaattagtagcatgtttttgaataaatactaaaaaaaattaaaataaatatacataaaaatattaatgatttgaATTAAATGAAGTAAAAATGTatctttttgaattaaaaaatcgcttttattattcatgtatttctttattgtttccaaaaaacatgttttttaatagaagtattgtttttttaaataaagatgtatcatgatttgaaaagcaattttaattaaataaatataaaaatcatgaatcaatAATTTGTACACagcagaagaaaaacataaaagaataattaatcatcaaaattctgtaaaaattatacaatataaaaataacaaaatagtttcattctcatttaatatttatgaacattttttttaaaaaaaattgcatattaCCTTCTTAtaggtaaaattaattaattgaataaaataaaaagcaaaaacaatatttgCTACGCCTTTGATTCTATGTAAACACGGAATGGGATgtataatttatatgaactgtTGCCAATATAATAGACATGTTTCTTATCTAGCAAGTCCACTTCCAaacgaaaaaaaacaataataaaaaaccaacaataTAACTGTCTCCTTGATTTTCTAATGATTCAATCCTTAGAGAGAAATCTAGAAGAAGGGCAATTATATAGAATAATTAGATAATAAGCCGGATATTAAGGAAATGCAAATAGATAAACACATTGTTCATCATCAAGATAGATTTTTTGAAGTCTAGTACACTGGTTTCTCCGCTGGACATTGCACAAATTTAGGTATACAAGACAGTAGAGGATAGCATACTTCACCAGAATATTGAAGTAAATGAACAGAAAGCAAGAGATGATATTTGAGGAGTAAAGCAAAAGCATTTCATCCTTGAAAGACTTCCTCTGGAAACTATTGTGGTTGATGTTTTTCCATTTCTTGGTTGGAAAATCAACGGTTCTCAAACCTTCCCAAATACTCGGACATGCTTGATCTTGTAATTCTCTTCACCCATCAATCGCCTTTTAAGGTCTGGATTCCAGGGGAGGAAACGCAGATCTTGAAGTGTGGAAATGTTCTGCAACCCTTCaggaagaaaaatcaagtttccACAGTTACGAAAACAAAGATATCTTAAACGTGGAAAAGCTCCAGTTTCAATTTCAGTCCATTCCGCCAGGAACTCAGAAGCAATTGTGAGAGTTTCCAGCACAGGGAAACCACCTGCATTGCAAAATTCTTTACCAATGTGTCTTGCCTTGTAGGCATGGCAGAGTTTAAGATGCTTCAATTTGGGAAGCAACTGAAGGACTGAAGTTGGATTCTCGGATAGATAAGAATTGAATAATGATAGGCGGGTGAGGTTTTCCATGGAGGCAAACCAAACGGGCATCTCAATTAATCCCCCACGTAAGAAAAACTCTTGAAGAAGTGGCGGGGGAGAAAACGCATCCAATTCAGGAAAAATAGAGAAACGCATCCAATCTGCAAACAAGTTTCGCTCTGCTTCTAGCGATAGGGATGTGAGGTTCTCCATCTTCTTTATAGCTGCAAACAGCTCACTGGCATGATCGGCACTCACACGCTTAACGCCGAGCTCTCGTAGCTGGGTTAAGGCAATCAATTCCATGGCAATATCATCTCCACCATAAATACCAGACAAAGTGTGAAGATTTACCAATCTTCCAATGCCCTTCGGAACTCTAATTTCACCACCAAAAACTCTGTCGGACATTAGAAGGTGTCTCAACTGCTGGATATGCAGAATTTGTATTGGTAGTTTGCGTAGTTGTCGACACCACCTTATATCCAAAGTTTGCAGTCTTTTAAGATTACCTAAAGTCCCTGGAAGCTCATCTAGATTTGAGCCAACCAAGCCTAAGTACCTCAGGTGAATCAAGTCTCCCAATTCATCAGGTAAGCGCTCTATCCG is part of the Populus alba chromosome 10, ASM523922v2, whole genome shotgun sequence genome and encodes:
- the LOC118045459 gene encoding putative disease resistance protein At1g58400 → MQYPTMPYFNFTQEIGEPDLVTGEISGIKSEASFYLSTSAAEGLRSSRVADITGESSSSESFKSNYAKLPDYLKSCLDYSAIVCRISYRVEIGKLVRLLLAEGLIEDRPGDIMEDVAANVLKELIDLGMLQEEELYSPVGHGTVVKDPASYLQLCILKLEKQDFVSKTANSPVRLGIRDDGRDIYPNVEGLLIQSLFILSVDCRRYSVDSPRGLSRAYMRNVCGMHFLLVLDLDGRIERLPDELGDLIHLRYLGLVGSNLDELPGTLGNLKRLQTLDIRWCRQLRKLPIQILHIQQLRHLLMSDRVFGGEIRVPKGIGRLVNLHTLSGIYGGDDIAMELIALTQLRELGVKRVSADHASELFAAIKKMENLTSLSLEAERNLFADWMRFSIFPELDAFSPPPLLQEFFLRGGLIEMPVWFASMENLTRLSLFNSYLSENPTSVLQLLPKLKHLKLCHAYKARHIGKEFCNAGGFPVLETLTIASEFLAEWTEIETGAFPRLRYLCFRNCGNLIFLPEGLQNISTLQDLRFLPWNPDLKRRLMGEENYKIKHVRVFGKV